TGCTGAATTTCACATTGATTTAGCAACAGGTGGACTTATTTCTTCTATTACAAATATAGGAATGCTCATAGGCGGCGTAATCTTCGGAATTTTAGCAGACAAATTTGGAAGAGTGCGGATTTTCACCTACACGGTTCTTCTATTTGCAGCCGGAACTGCATTAACAGGTTTTGCAACAACTGTGGAACAAGTGTATGCCTCACGATTTATTGCCGGAATTGGCGCCGGAGGAGAGTACGGGATCGGTATGGCTCTTGTAGCAGAAGCGTGGCCGAAACATAAGCAAGGACGAGCTTCATCTTATGTTAGTATTGGCGCTCAGTTTGGAGTTATTCTTGCGGCGCTTTTAAGTTCTCTGATCCTGCCGATTTTCGGATGGAGAGCTCTGTTCTTTGTCGGAATCATACCCGTCATTTTCGCTTTTATCGTACGAAAAAATTTAAACGAATCTCCTGAGTGGCTGAAAGCTCAAAAAGAGAAAACAGCAGTTGTTAAAAACAATGGTAAGCTTCGTCAACTATTTGCTACGCCTAGGACAACGATGACGACTATTTCTCTGGCAGTGATGGCTACCGTTCAAATTGCAGGCTATAACGGACTCATGATATGGCTTCCGTCTATGCTGCAGCAATCACAAGGGCTGTCTGTTTCAAGTTCAGCTCTTTGGACAATCAGTACAGCCGTTGGAATGATTATAGGCATGTTAACATTTGGTCAATTTATGGACCGATTTGGCTCTAAACGTACCTTTGGAATTTTTCTTCTTGCTTCAGCTTGTGCGGTATTTTTATACTCTTATGCAGAAGGAAGTGCAGGGCTACTTATAGGAGGAGCTGTGGTCGGATTTTTTTCAAACGGAATGTTCGCAGGATACGGAGCATTGATAAGCAGCCACTATTCAGTAGAGGTTCGCAGTACTGCAACGAACACCATTTTTAACTTTGGGCGGGCGTTGGGTGGATTATCACCAATTCTTGTCGGATATCTTTTGCAAAGCTATGATATGACGGTAGCGATGACGTACTTGGCAGGGCTGTACTGTATTTCGTTTGTTTTTATGGTGAGTCTTAAAAAAACGGAAGAAAAGAAAGTGAAACAAATGAAAGCTCAATCTGTTCTTTAAAATGAAACATAGATTCTATGTTTTTCTGCAAAAACCGCCCTTACTCAAAAGGGCGGTTTTTTGATTATATAAAAAATAAGACGAGATATTATATGGTTGTTTCTTTTACAGGTGCTTCATTAACTTCTACTGACGTGGCTGCAGGCGTTTTACTTCTTATAAACATCGAAGCACCTAGTCCGATTACTAGCACAAATGCTAATGATTCAAAGGCAAGTCGGAAGTGTCCGGTGCTAATTAAATAAACGGCTAGAACAGGACCCGAGCTTGCGCCTAAAAATAAAATAAAAGCATTAAAGGATACGGCACTTCCTCTAGACGCACCGCCCAATTGATTAATCAGTGAAATCGTAATAGGCGTTACAATCGCAATTCCTGCTACAAAAATGACGCTGCTGATCACCATTAATACTACGCTTGGGCTCAGTCCCAGTCCAATCAGTCCTATGATGGCAATCACGAGCCCGCCTCGAAGAATAAATTCAGTCCCCATTTTCATAGCAAATCGTCCTGTAAACGGTGATAAAAGCATCCCAACAATGCCTACAGCACGGACAAGAAGAATTTGTTGATCTGTTAAGCCCCACTTTGGAGAAGATAAATAGCTTCCTAGAAGTGTATACATGCCAACAAGTGTTAATAAGAGTGTAAATGTAATAAAAAAAATAAAATTTAACTGTTTTTGCTTAAAGAGATTTTGCATTTGTTTAAATTTCAGCCATACGCTTTCCTTTGCCCGAGGAAGGTCATCTTTTGGAAGAAATAGAATGATCAATACGCTAGAAACAAGATAGACCCCGCCAAGCATTGAAAAAATAGCATGCCATCCGAATAATCGGTTGATAACGCCGCTAAATACTTGTCCTGCCACGCTTGCCATTAGCAAGCCAGAGCTGATGAATCCAAGAGCTGTTACTCGTTTATGTGCAGGAAACATCTCAGCGGTATATACAAACGAAATCGGAGCAAAGGCTGCTGCAATAATTCCTTGAAGAGCTCTAAGGAAGATTAATCCGCTAAAATTAGGAACGAGGCTGATAAGAAGCGTCACGATGGTTAGCAAACTAATACTACAGACAAGGAAAATCTTGCGTCCGTGTTTATCAGAAAATGGACCGTAAATTAAGCATCCCAGCGCATAGCATAGAGAAAAGGCGCTGCCAATCCACGTAGCTTGATTTGTTGAGATATTAAAATACGTTGTAAACATTCCGGTAAGTGGAATCGTAACGTACATACTCGATAGGATAGCTAATCCGCAC
This sequence is a window from Priestia aryabhattai. Protein-coding genes within it:
- a CDS encoding MFS transporter gives rise to the protein MEKLSHHKNYAFITLILFWCGLAILSSMYVTIPLTGMFTTYFNISTNQATWIGSAFSLCYALGCLIYGPFSDKHGRKIFLVCSISLLTIVTLLISLVPNFSGLIFLRALQGIIAAAFAPISFVYTAEMFPAHKRVTALGFISSGLLMASVAGQVFSGVINRLFGWHAIFSMLGGVYLVSSVLIILFLPKDDLPRAKESVWLKFKQMQNLFKQKQLNFIFFITFTLLLTLVGMYTLLGSYLSSPKWGLTDQQILLVRAVGIVGMLLSPFTGRFAMKMGTEFILRGGLVIAIIGLIGLGLSPSVVLMVISSVIFVAGIAIVTPITISLINQLGGASRGSAVSFNAFILFLGASSGPVLAVYLISTGHFRLAFESLAFVLVIGLGASMFIRSKTPAATSVEVNEAPVKETTI
- a CDS encoding MFS transporter — encoded protein: MNYRNKTVVASVAGLTLEGMDIMFISFAMSMIIAEFHIDLATGGLISSITNIGMLIGGVIFGILADKFGRVRIFTYTVLLFAAGTALTGFATTVEQVYASRFIAGIGAGGEYGIGMALVAEAWPKHKQGRASSYVSIGAQFGVILAALLSSLILPIFGWRALFFVGIIPVIFAFIVRKNLNESPEWLKAQKEKTAVVKNNGKLRQLFATPRTTMTTISLAVMATVQIAGYNGLMIWLPSMLQQSQGLSVSSSALWTISTAVGMIIGMLTFGQFMDRFGSKRTFGIFLLASACAVFLYSYAEGSAGLLIGGAVVGFFSNGMFAGYGALISSHYSVEVRSTATNTIFNFGRALGGLSPILVGYLLQSYDMTVAMTYLAGLYCISFVFMVSLKKTEEKKVKQMKAQSVL